From a region of the Thermosipho melanesiensis BI429 genome:
- the metK gene encoding methionine adenosyltransferase: MRRLFTSESVTEGHPDKVADQISDAILDAMLEQDPRSRVAVETLVTTGIAIVSGEVTTRAYVDIQDIVRKTIMEIGYTRAKYGFDGETCAVLSSIHSQSPDIAMGVDKALEAKEGELNAQDDLELVGAGDQGMMFGYATNETKELMPLPIMLAHKLALKLSEIRKSGTVPFLRPDGKTQVTVEYDENDRPVRVDTVLISTQHEPNVTIAEIKEALVKYVIDPIIPEELRDDNLNILVNPTGRFVLGGPSADTGLTGRKIIVDTYGGAIPHGGGAFSGKDPTKVDRSAHYFARYVAKNVVAAGLADKFMIQVAYAIGKAKPVSVMINTYGTAKIDEDKILKAVLELFDFRPGAIIKKLNLLRPIYKKTAAYGHFGRELEEFTWEKLDMVDELKRLL, from the coding sequence ATGAGAAGGCTTTTTACTAGCGAAAGTGTTACCGAAGGTCATCCAGACAAGGTAGCGGATCAAATCAGTGATGCTATCTTAGATGCGATGTTGGAACAAGATCCCAGATCAAGGGTAGCTGTCGAAACATTAGTAACTACGGGAATAGCTATAGTATCTGGTGAAGTTACCACAAGGGCATATGTTGATATCCAAGATATAGTAAGAAAAACTATTATGGAAATAGGGTATACAAGAGCAAAATACGGGTTTGATGGAGAGACTTGTGCGGTACTTTCCTCAATTCACAGCCAATCACCAGATATAGCTATGGGTGTTGATAAAGCTTTAGAAGCAAAAGAAGGAGAATTAAATGCTCAAGATGACTTAGAACTTGTTGGCGCAGGAGATCAAGGTATGATGTTTGGTTATGCAACTAACGAAACAAAAGAATTAATGCCACTTCCAATAATGCTTGCTCATAAACTTGCATTAAAACTTTCAGAAATTAGAAAAAGCGGAACAGTTCCTTTTTTAAGACCTGATGGAAAGACGCAAGTTACAGTTGAATACGATGAAAATGATAGGCCAGTAAGAGTAGATACAGTTTTAATTTCAACGCAGCATGAGCCTAATGTGACAATTGCTGAAATTAAAGAGGCTTTGGTAAAATATGTTATTGATCCAATTATTCCTGAAGAATTAAGGGATGATAATTTAAATATACTTGTTAATCCAACTGGAAGATTTGTTCTTGGAGGGCCTTCTGCAGACACGGGATTAACAGGTAGAAAAATTATTGTAGATACATATGGGGGTGCAATTCCACATGGTGGAGGAGCTTTTAGTGGTAAAGATCCGACAAAAGTCGATAGATCTGCACATTATTTTGCCAGATATGTTGCAAAAAATGTTGTAGCTGCCGGTTTAGCTGATAAATTTATGATTCAAGTGGCATATGCAATTGGTAAAGCAAAGCCTGTTTCAGTAATGATAAATACGTATGGAACTGCAAAAATAGATGAAGATAAAATATTAAAAGCTGTGCTTGAATTATTTGACTTTAGACCAGGAGCAATCATAAAGAAGTTAAATCTTTTAAGACCTATTTACAAAAAAACAGCAGCGTATGGACATTTTGGAAGAGAACTTGAAGAATTCACATGGGAAAAATTAGACATGGTTGACGAGCTAAAAAGATTATTATAG
- a CDS encoding nucleoside kinase: MEKIRLEFLDDGRVVEVEKGSTLENFVGDYFKYYKSPIVAAKVNNNNIVELFRPLSYSGKVVFLDVNSIDGFRIYQRGLLFILKYVLKKIYPNHFLKVSHSIGKSIYCELKDLNNNLKVLSDEEIENVKSKMFEVINKNERFLKMEFFKSEALKLFDKLGYSDKVNLLKYRKKKTVKVYKLDEHFDYFYGYMPHSTGVLKYFDLFKYEDGFVLVLPVFKDGKAILEFKPMTKLSQVFIEYKKWLEIMNIDSVGDLNRVIASGERSVTDLIIMSEALHEKKIAFIAEEIKKKKTVRLVLIAGPSSSGKTTFSKRLMVQLRASGLRPVTISLDDYFVDREKTPVDENGKPDFEALEAIDVELFNRNLLDLFEGKEVEIPKFDFTQGKRKKGRKLKIEKDQPIIVEGIHGLNPKLTELIPEELKYKIYASALTQLNLDNTNRLHTTDTRLLRRIVRDSKFRGHDALATLRMWPSVRRGEDRNIFPYQENADIMFNSALVYEISVLKIFAEQLLIVVPDDKPEYSEVTRLLKILDYFLPITNIEDIPRTSLIREFIGRSVFKY; this comes from the coding sequence ATGGAAAAAATTAGACTTGAGTTTTTAGATGATGGAAGGGTTGTTGAAGTTGAAAAAGGTAGTACTCTTGAAAATTTTGTGGGAGATTATTTTAAATATTACAAATCTCCAATTGTTGCTGCGAAAGTAAATAATAATAATATTGTGGAATTATTTAGGCCATTAAGCTATTCAGGAAAAGTTGTATTTTTGGATGTGAATTCTATAGATGGATTTAGAATTTATCAAAGAGGTTTGTTGTTTATTCTAAAATATGTATTAAAGAAAATATATCCAAATCATTTTTTGAAAGTATCACATAGTATTGGAAAGTCAATATATTGTGAATTGAAAGATTTGAACAACAACCTAAAAGTTTTATCAGATGAAGAAATTGAAAATGTTAAGAGTAAGATGTTTGAAGTGATCAACAAAAATGAAAGATTTTTGAAAATGGAGTTTTTTAAAAGTGAAGCATTAAAACTATTTGATAAATTGGGATATAGCGATAAAGTTAATTTGTTAAAATATAGAAAGAAAAAAACAGTAAAGGTTTACAAATTAGATGAACACTTTGATTATTTTTACGGATATATGCCACATTCTACTGGTGTTTTGAAATATTTTGATCTGTTTAAGTATGAAGATGGATTTGTACTTGTTTTACCTGTTTTTAAGGATGGAAAAGCGATACTTGAGTTTAAACCTATGACTAAATTAAGTCAGGTATTTATAGAATACAAAAAATGGCTTGAAATTATGAATATAGATAGTGTAGGTGATTTAAATAGAGTAATTGCTAGTGGAGAAAGAAGTGTTACCGATTTAATTATAATGTCAGAAGCTTTGCATGAAAAGAAAATAGCTTTTATTGCAGAGGAAATAAAAAAGAAAAAGACTGTGCGTTTAGTGTTAATTGCAGGTCCTTCTTCAAGTGGAAAGACAACTTTTTCAAAGAGATTAATGGTTCAATTAAGAGCAAGTGGTTTAAGGCCTGTAACAATTTCGTTAGATGATTATTTCGTAGATAGAGAAAAAACTCCTGTTGATGAAAACGGAAAACCTGACTTTGAAGCTTTAGAAGCAATAGATGTTGAATTATTTAATAGAAATTTGTTGGATTTATTTGAGGGAAAGGAAGTTGAAATACCGAAATTTGATTTTACACAGGGTAAAAGAAAGAAAGGTAGAAAATTAAAAATTGAAAAGGATCAACCGATTATTGTTGAAGGAATACATGGCTTAAATCCAAAACTTACTGAACTGATTCCAGAAGAGTTAAAGTATAAGATCTATGCAAGTGCTTTAACACAATTGAATTTGGATAATACAAATAGATTGCATACTACTGATACAAGGTTATTAAGGAGAATAGTTAGAGATAGTAAATTCCGTGGGCATGATGCTTTGGCTACTTTAAGAATGTGGCCAAGTGTAAGACGGGGAGAAGATAGAAATATTTTTCCTTATCAGGAAAATGCAGATATTATGTTTAACAGTGCTTTAGTATATGAAATTTCAGTGTTAAAGATTTTTGCAGAGCAGTTGTTAATTGTAGTTCCAGACGATAAACCTGAATATTCTGAAGTAACTAGGTTATTGAAAATACTTGATTATTTTTTACCTATAACAAATATCGAAGACATTCCAAGAACTTCTTTAATTAGAGAATTTATAGGAAGGAGTGTATTTAAATATTGA
- the hflX gene encoding GTPase HflX has protein sequence MKKNKQVLIAGIYKKFVDESFYELEQLCKTLGWNVFDKIFQKRRTPDARFYFGKGLLLKIKELIEKGEIDYLVIDDDITNIQRRNIETILYKKVYDRTEVILEIFSKHAKTKEGRIQVEIARLRYLMPYLVGKGKELSRLGGGIGTRGPGEKKLEYEKRYLKRRISTLQNKLKMIKRNRDIQRKKRLNSNLLKISIVGYTNAGKTTLLSKLSKQNLYSKDEMFTTLAPTSRKVMLPSGKFAVFSDTVGFIRKMHPLIIEAFLSTLEEIIYSDLALVVVDVSDVSFREKIKVIYETLEKIGVNLGRTKLVFNKIDLCNSNYLKNLENEFKDAIFISAKKKVNFDYLLNEIDKVRLKEVSIKK, from the coding sequence ATGAAGAAGAATAAGCAAGTTTTAATTGCAGGAATTTATAAAAAGTTTGTTGATGAATCGTTTTATGAATTAGAACAATTATGTAAAACTTTAGGCTGGAACGTTTTTGATAAAATATTTCAAAAAAGACGGACTCCTGATGCAAGATTTTACTTTGGGAAAGGTTTATTACTAAAAATAAAAGAGTTAATTGAAAAAGGTGAAATAGATTACTTAGTAATTGATGATGATATTACAAATATTCAGAGGCGAAATATAGAAACGATTTTATATAAAAAAGTTTATGATAGAACTGAGGTAATCTTGGAGATTTTTTCTAAACATGCAAAGACAAAAGAAGGTAGAATACAAGTTGAAATCGCAAGATTGCGATATTTGATGCCATATTTGGTAGGAAAAGGTAAAGAGTTATCAAGGCTTGGTGGTGGAATTGGCACTAGAGGACCTGGGGAAAAAAAGTTGGAGTATGAAAAAAGATATTTGAAAAGAAGAATAAGTACTTTACAAAATAAGTTAAAAATGATAAAAAGGAATAGAGATATTCAGAGGAAAAAGCGGTTAAATTCAAATTTACTTAAAATTTCAATTGTTGGTTATACAAATGCAGGAAAAACTACTTTATTATCTAAATTGTCAAAGCAAAATTTATATTCAAAAGATGAAATGTTTACAACGTTAGCACCAACAAGCAGAAAAGTAATGTTGCCATCTGGTAAGTTTGCGGTGTTCTCCGATACAGTAGGGTTTATTCGAAAAATGCATCCGTTGATAATTGAGGCATTTTTATCTACTTTAGAAGAAATAATTTATTCTGATTTAGCTTTGGTTGTTGTAGATGTATCGGATGTGAGTTTTAGAGAAAAAATAAAAGTTATTTATGAAACTCTTGAAAAAATTGGCGTAAATTTAGGTAGAACAAAATTGGTTTTTAACAAGATTGATCTTTGTAATTCAAATTATTTGAAAAATTTAGAAAACGAGTTTAAAGATGCAATTTTTATTTCTGCAAAGAAGAAAGTAAACTTTGATTATTTACTAAATGAAATTGACAAAGTTAGACTTAAGGAGGTAAGTATAAAGAAATGA
- a CDS encoding GerMN domain-containing protein, translating to MKRCILIVLLIVTLSFASKIAFIKNNDIIFLEAGKVNSVELVFKKLATYNLSSGLKTYVPKSILNAYYFVDTALIVDLSSNNIQNYSVDEEVLLVLQILYSLFENVQGIDRIYLLVDGKQSDIFIKNVNIYFSFPKELYIKKGE from the coding sequence ATGAAAAGATGTATTTTAATTGTTTTACTGATTGTGACTTTATCTTTTGCCTCAAAGATTGCCTTTATTAAAAATAATGATATAATCTTCTTAGAAGCAGGAAAGGTGAATTCCGTTGAATTAGTTTTTAAAAAATTGGCGACGTACAATTTATCTTCTGGATTAAAGACGTATGTTCCCAAAAGTATATTGAATGCTTATTATTTTGTAGATACTGCTCTTATTGTTGATTTGAGCTCAAATAATATACAAAATTATTCTGTTGATGAGGAAGTTTTATTAGTTTTGCAGATTTTATATTCATTATTCGAAAATGTCCAGGGAATTGATAGAATATATTTATTGGTTGACGGTAAACAAAGTGATATTTTTATAAAGAATGTTAATATTTATTTTTCATTTCCTAAAGAATTATATATAAAGAAGGGGGAGTAG
- a CDS encoding DUF4941 domain-containing protein: protein MRKVFFIILILLTTIYFATIVKFGDKTCNIVKIDFESIYNLLNEYSSFLNFDMPSTGTISSFKYIEWKGKFISFSNNVVVLDEEAYTKISFDDILNFFGIRYIVIGNTYQLAEMLIEKVSDFGGYIQIIYFGKDLLNISKVEGSIVVNVNGLVYFEGKLYKNGDRLFVKKVDGNFEVEINKIPGRIIIQFVKEYEINNLIIKLFGEKITSYDSKSFALIFKDSKLNTVFVGNYTPDFSGNDWNVFSISDKFGKLIAERFNLKIRYLSFVQLPKDLPGIVIFTPSNIWKEIEKFLQEEIE from the coding sequence TTGAGAAAAGTTTTTTTTATAATTTTAATTTTATTGACAACAATTTATTTTGCTACTATTGTCAAATTTGGTGATAAAACATGCAATATTGTAAAGATAGATTTTGAATCGATATATAATTTGTTAAATGAATATTCAAGCTTTTTGAATTTTGATATGCCATCTACTGGAACTATTTCATCATTTAAATATATAGAATGGAAGGGAAAGTTTATTTCCTTCTCTAATAATGTTGTTGTTCTTGATGAAGAAGCTTATACAAAAATAAGTTTTGATGATATTTTAAATTTTTTTGGAATTCGGTATATTGTTATTGGAAACACTTATCAATTAGCCGAGATGTTAATTGAGAAAGTTAGTGATTTTGGTGGATATATTCAAATAATTTATTTTGGAAAAGATTTATTAAATATCTCAAAAGTTGAAGGTTCAATAGTTGTTAATGTAAATGGATTGGTTTATTTTGAGGGAAAACTTTACAAAAATGGAGACAGGCTTTTTGTAAAAAAAGTGGATGGAAATTTTGAAGTAGAAATTAACAAAATCCCTGGTCGAATAATTATACAGTTTGTAAAAGAGTATGAAATAAATAATTTGATAATTAAGTTGTTTGGAGAAAAGATAACGAGTTATGATTCTAAAAGTTTTGCTTTAATATTCAAAGATTCGAAATTAAATACAGTGTTTGTTGGTAATTATACACCTGATTTTTCTGGAAATGATTGGAATGTTTTTTCTATATCGGATAAATTTGGTAAACTTATTGCGGAAAGATTTAATCTTAAGATTAGATATTTGAGTTTTGTTCAACTTCCAAAGGATTTGCCCGGAATTGTTATTTTTACACCAAGCAATATATGGAAAGAAATAGAAAAGTTTTTACAGGAGGAAATTGAATGA
- the hfq gene encoding RNA chaperone Hfq, giving the protein MAEKFNLQDRFLNILRTSKIPVKVYLVNGFQTKGIIRSFDNFTMLLENGNQQNLIYKHAVSTIMPESFVRLTSKQQQEGKDSDEEE; this is encoded by the coding sequence ATGGCTGAAAAATTTAACTTACAAGATAGGTTTTTGAATATTTTAAGAACTAGCAAAATACCGGTAAAAGTCTATCTGGTTAATGGATTCCAAACGAAGGGTATTATAAGATCATTTGATAATTTTACTATGTTATTAGAGAATGGAAATCAGCAAAATTTAATTTACAAACATGCAGTAAGTACTATAATGCCTGAATCTTTTGTCCGATTGACAAGCAAGCAACAACAAGAAGGAAAGGACAGTGATGAAGAAGAATAA
- a CDS encoding Rne/Rng family ribonuclease, with the protein MEKILVLNSLDNGLHYAIIENNRLVELASDEEEKLTGNIYLGRIERVVNALDALFVNIGTKKNGFLRFKDVPEKYFEFFSLKKLENGGKILVQVKKDPVGDKGPQLTSNISVAGRYVVLFPFSEVVGVSKKIEDEDERKRLYDLAGRFSEKYNLGVIMRTASEGLDEVHIMSEIDILSKKINKIIESFKRKRKAQVLYKEENLLDYILREKLTKDVKLIITNNFKHVELIRKYLKIFSKRPKIEIIDGDSFDYMDIYKYFRELLKRKVLLPSGGEIIIDKAEALTVIDVNSKHFVKGKNQQETAFQTNKEAVSEIFRQLRLRNIGGIILIDFIDMDSDEKKKLILKQIDEEIKKDKSKIEIFGFTRLGLLEMSRKRTVRSFFENYITICPICNGTGFIVSPKMTLKKLYQKIEEAPEDAKEVIIKLHPYFKDKLEKSELKKRKDIVYHIHFTYHDPKSFEITWKI; encoded by the coding sequence ATGGAAAAGATTTTGGTATTAAATTCACTTGATAATGGCTTACATTATGCAATAATTGAAAATAATAGATTGGTTGAACTTGCTTCTGATGAGGAAGAAAAGTTAACGGGAAATATTTATTTGGGAAGGATAGAAAGGGTTGTCAATGCCCTAGATGCGTTATTTGTAAATATTGGAACGAAAAAAAATGGCTTTTTGAGATTTAAAGATGTGCCAGAAAAATATTTTGAATTTTTCTCTCTAAAAAAATTAGAAAATGGTGGTAAAATTTTAGTTCAAGTAAAAAAAGATCCAGTAGGTGATAAAGGACCACAATTAACATCAAATATTAGTGTTGCGGGAAGGTATGTTGTTTTATTTCCATTTTCAGAAGTTGTCGGTGTTTCAAAAAAAATAGAAGATGAAGATGAAAGAAAAAGATTATATGATTTGGCAGGAAGGTTTTCAGAAAAATATAATTTAGGTGTTATAATGAGGACAGCATCTGAAGGATTAGATGAAGTGCATATAATGAGTGAGATTGATATACTGTCAAAGAAGATAAATAAAATTATTGAATCTTTTAAAAGAAAGAGGAAAGCTCAGGTTTTGTATAAAGAAGAAAATTTGTTAGATTATATTTTGAGAGAAAAACTTACAAAAGATGTAAAACTTATCATTACTAATAATTTCAAACATGTTGAGTTAATTAGAAAATACTTGAAAATATTTAGTAAAAGACCTAAGATAGAAATTATTGATGGTGATTCGTTTGACTATATGGATATTTATAAGTATTTTAGAGAGCTTTTAAAAAGGAAAGTTCTTTTGCCATCAGGCGGAGAAATTATTATTGATAAAGCTGAAGCGTTGACAGTAATTGATGTAAATTCTAAGCATTTTGTAAAAGGAAAAAATCAACAGGAAACTGCATTTCAAACAAATAAAGAGGCAGTTTCTGAAATTTTTAGGCAACTTAGATTAAGAAATATAGGTGGGATTATTTTAATAGATTTTATTGATATGGATTCTGATGAGAAAAAGAAATTGATTCTTAAACAGATTGATGAAGAAATAAAAAAAGATAAAAGTAAGATAGAAATTTTTGGTTTTACACGATTGGGTTTACTTGAAATGTCTAGAAAAAGGACTGTACGTTCATTTTTTGAAAACTATATTACAATTTGTCCTATTTGTAATGGTACTGGCTTTATTGTTTCACCAAAAATGACTTTAAAAAAGTTATATCAAAAGATAGAAGAAGCACCAGAGGACGCTAAAGAAGTAATTATTAAATTGCATCCATATTTTAAAGATAAATTAGAGAAGTCTGAACTAAAAAAGAGAAAAGATATAGTTTACCATATACATTTTACTTATCATGATCCGAAGTCTTTTGAAATAACTTGGAAAATATAA
- a CDS encoding M23 family metallopeptidase, with the protein MKKFFQVILLLFSFLSIANFIPPVDDSYLTSSFAEFRSTGNLPHFHGGIDFSTFSKEGIPIKAIYEGYVVRIELNDPIYGNVIVLQHPNGYRSLYAHLSSFNYIIQSIVDDLIKEFPNEKIVVRFPEDEILFAQGDIIAYSGKTGEAVKPHSHVEIRNHDETILFDPLDFIKINPPDGNIVLKELIINGKKVEYHKDAVYTFSGEFPKIEINSYLKVNSNLLGLKEIKLYIANKLVYHIILDEIPLDIFYKPYIIYTKDSIAAGYIYKSYYRLYPEAVGGPIKVNNFPTLNTNLAFFQVRIETYDPWGRKKEFSFNLKREM; encoded by the coding sequence ATGAAAAAATTTTTTCAAGTCATATTGTTACTTTTCTCATTTTTATCGATTGCAAATTTTATTCCTCCAGTGGATGATAGTTATTTAACATCTTCTTTTGCTGAGTTTAGAAGTACGGGTAACCTTCCACATTTTCACGGTGGAATTGATTTTAGCACATTTTCAAAAGAAGGAATTCCTATTAAAGCTATTTATGAGGGGTATGTTGTAAGAATTGAACTTAATGATCCAATTTATGGAAATGTTATTGTGTTACAACATCCTAATGGTTATCGTTCTCTTTATGCTCATTTAAGTTCATTTAATTATATAATCCAATCTATTGTTGATGATCTTATAAAAGAGTTTCCAAACGAAAAGATTGTTGTAAGGTTTCCGGAGGATGAAATACTGTTTGCCCAAGGAGATATTATTGCATATTCTGGTAAAACAGGCGAAGCGGTAAAACCACATTCGCATGTTGAAATAAGGAATCATGATGAAACTATTTTGTTTGATCCTTTGGATTTTATTAAGATTAATCCCCCGGATGGGAATATTGTGTTAAAAGAATTAATAATTAATGGTAAAAAGGTAGAATATCATAAAGATGCTGTGTATACTTTTTCTGGGGAATTTCCTAAAATTGAAATTAATTCTTATTTAAAAGTTAACAGTAATTTATTAGGTCTTAAAGAAATAAAGCTTTACATTGCAAATAAATTGGTGTATCATATAATTCTTGATGAGATACCTTTGGATATATTTTACAAACCGTATATAATCTATACAAAAGATTCAATAGCTGCTGGGTATATTTATAAATCATATTATAGATTATATCCGGAAGCTGTTGGAGGTCCAATTAAAGTAAATAATTTTCCAACGTTGAATACTAATTTAGCTTTCTTTCAAGTAAGGATTGAGACTTATGATCCATGGGGAAGGAAAAAGGAGTTTAGTTTTAATTTAAAACGGGAGATGTGA